In Roseomonas fluvialis, one genomic interval encodes:
- a CDS encoding Rne/Rng family ribonuclease, which produces MTKRMLIDASHPEETRVVVLDGTRIEEFDLETATRRALKGNIYLAKVVRVEPSLQAAFVEYGGNRHGFLAFGEIHPDYYQIPVADRQRLIEMQAEDARAEDEADLPPESAMDRAAWNGEGSDAWTNGEAEANGETADAPAGEAEPAEAPAAAPEHDGTAAHAHDGATTPAAPEASAPPAEGSPQAALALDMAEARITAAPDAAELVDAPAAHAPEGTEAGDIESLAGDEPPPPPETIGGEDMPAETEDERRERRIPPRFLRHYKIQEVIKRRQIMLVQVVKEERGGKGAALTTYISLAGRFSVLMPNSPRGGGVSRKITSAADRKRLREAVEEMNMPEGMSLIVRTAGAQRPKPEIKRDCEYLLRLWDSIRERTLASSAPALIYEEADLIKRSIRDVYGRDIEEVVVEGEDAYSAAREFMRMLMPANAGKIRAHREAVPLFARHNVDQQLDAMHSPVVQLKSGGYIVINQTEALVAIDVNSGRATRDRHIEDTALRTNLEAADEIARQLRLRDLAGLIVIDFIDMESSKHDGMVERRLKDALKHDRARIQVGRISHFGLLEMSRQRLRPSIAEQTFVQCPHCAGRGLVRSVDSSALQVLRAIEEEGAKRRAAEIVVHVASPVALWLLNRKRERLAEIEQRFGMAVMFEPDDTLMGPAVKIERTRAAEPGAIPSAPSALRMDYAPEPAAIDADAEEDDAPDADEADAPRRSGDDTPRRPGDEARAETAEEGERRRRRRRRRRGGRREDGREGAPDAEADSEADAEAIADGEAEPDAEAEPAAAAAPEGEEGGEPGAADGGLDADGRRRRRGRRGGRRRREDGPTPEAAPADAPEEAPVVAPRPARYTGPTPADPFAGQIDDIFEAMEAAEAAAERAATARPPRAGTAAVEVQAEVTAVTMAEATATAAPAEAPPEAEAAPVAEAAPVVEAQVRVEAAPAAEAAPQAPPAAPVVAPAAAKAAPEPAAPPAPPEPAPAEPVIGAPVQPVVLGTGAEAALPKRQGWWKR; this is translated from the coding sequence ATGACCAAGCGCATGCTGATCGACGCATCCCACCCCGAGGAAACCCGGGTGGTGGTGCTGGACGGCACCCGCATCGAGGAATTCGACCTCGAGACCGCCACCCGCCGCGCGCTCAAAGGCAACATCTACCTGGCCAAGGTGGTCCGGGTGGAACCCTCCCTGCAGGCCGCCTTCGTGGAATACGGCGGCAACCGCCACGGCTTCCTCGCCTTCGGCGAAATCCACCCCGACTACTACCAGATCCCGGTCGCCGACCGGCAGCGCCTGATCGAGATGCAGGCCGAGGACGCCCGCGCCGAGGACGAAGCCGACCTCCCCCCGGAATCCGCGATGGACCGCGCCGCCTGGAACGGCGAAGGCTCGGACGCCTGGACCAATGGCGAGGCCGAGGCGAATGGCGAAACCGCCGACGCCCCCGCCGGCGAGGCCGAACCCGCCGAGGCGCCCGCCGCCGCGCCGGAGCATGACGGCACCGCTGCGCACGCCCACGACGGCGCCACCACGCCGGCCGCGCCGGAGGCGAGCGCCCCGCCCGCCGAGGGCTCGCCGCAGGCCGCCCTGGCGCTCGACATGGCGGAGGCGCGCATCACCGCGGCACCCGACGCCGCCGAGCTGGTTGATGCCCCCGCAGCCCATGCGCCCGAGGGCACCGAAGCTGGCGACATCGAATCCCTCGCCGGCGATGAGCCTCCCCCGCCCCCCGAGACGATCGGCGGCGAGGACATGCCCGCCGAGACCGAGGATGAGCGCCGCGAGCGCCGCATCCCGCCCCGCTTCCTGCGCCACTACAAGATCCAGGAAGTGATCAAGCGCCGCCAAATCATGCTGGTGCAGGTCGTCAAGGAGGAACGCGGCGGCAAGGGTGCCGCACTGACCACCTACATCTCGCTGGCCGGGCGTTTCAGCGTGCTGATGCCGAATTCGCCGCGCGGCGGCGGCGTGTCGCGCAAGATCACCTCGGCGGCCGACCGCAAGCGCCTGCGCGAAGCGGTCGAGGAGATGAACATGCCCGAGGGCATGTCGCTCATTGTCCGCACCGCCGGCGCGCAGCGCCCCAAGCCCGAGATCAAGCGCGACTGCGAATACCTGCTGCGCCTGTGGGACAGCATCCGCGAACGCACGCTCGCCAGCAGCGCGCCCGCGCTGATCTACGAGGAAGCCGACCTCATCAAGCGGTCGATCCGCGACGTCTACGGTCGCGACATCGAGGAAGTGGTTGTCGAGGGCGAGGACGCGTATTCGGCCGCGCGCGAATTCATGCGCATGCTGATGCCGGCCAATGCGGGCAAGATCCGCGCGCATCGCGAGGCGGTGCCGCTGTTCGCCCGCCACAACGTGGACCAGCAGCTCGACGCGATGCATTCGCCCGTCGTGCAGCTGAAGTCGGGCGGCTACATCGTCATCAACCAGACCGAGGCGCTGGTCGCCATCGACGTGAATTCGGGCCGCGCGACGCGCGACCGGCACATCGAGGACACCGCGCTGCGCACCAACCTGGAAGCGGCGGACGAGATCGCGCGGCAGCTGCGCCTGCGCGACCTGGCGGGCCTGATCGTCATCGACTTCATCGACATGGAGTCTTCCAAGCACGACGGCATGGTCGAACGGCGCCTGAAGGATGCGCTGAAGCACGACCGCGCGCGCATCCAGGTCGGCCGGATCAGCCATTTCGGCCTGCTTGAGATGTCGCGCCAGCGGCTGCGCCCGTCGATCGCCGAGCAGACCTTCGTGCAGTGCCCGCATTGCGCCGGCCGCGGCCTGGTCCGCAGCGTCGACAGCAGCGCCCTCCAGGTGCTGCGCGCGATCGAGGAGGAAGGGGCCAAGCGCCGCGCCGCCGAGATCGTGGTGCATGTCGCGTCCCCGGTCGCGCTCTGGCTGCTCAACCGCAAGCGCGAACGCCTGGCCGAGATCGAACAGCGCTTCGGCATGGCCGTGATGTTCGAACCCGACGACACGCTGATGGGCCCGGCGGTCAAGATCGAGCGCACCCGCGCGGCCGAACCGGGCGCGATTCCCTCTGCGCCCTCCGCGCTGCGCATGGACTACGCCCCCGAACCCGCCGCGATCGACGCAGATGCGGAGGAGGACGACGCGCCTGACGCCGATGAGGCCGACGCCCCGCGCCGCTCCGGTGACGACACGCCGCGCCGCCCCGGCGACGAGGCACGCGCCGAGACCGCGGAGGAAGGCGAGCGCCGCCGCCGCCGCCGCCGCCGCCGCCGTGGTGGCCGCCGCGAGGATGGGCGCGAGGGTGCGCCCGACGCCGAGGCCGACTCCGAAGCCGACGCCGAGGCGATCGCCGATGGCGAGGCCGAGCCCGATGCCGAGGCCGAGCCCGCCGCCGCCGCCGCGCCCGAGGGCGAGGAAGGCGGCGAACCCGGCGCCGCCGATGGCGGGCTGGACGCCGATGGCCGCCGCCGCCGCCGCGGCCGCCGTGGTGGCCGCCGCCGGCGCGAGGACGGCCCCACCCCCGAGGCCGCCCCCGCCGACGCGCCGGAGGAAGCGCCCGTGGTCGCGCCGCGCCCCGCCCGCTACACCGGCCCCACCCCGGCCGACCCCTTCGCCGGCCAGATCGACGACATCTTCGAAGCGATGGAGGCTGCCGAGGCCGCGGCCGAACGCGCCGCCACCGCCCGCCCGCCGCGCGCCGGCACCGCGGCCGTTGAGGTGCAGGCCGAGGTCACCGCCGTCACCATGGCGGAAGCGACCGCGACCGCCGCACCGGCCGAAGCGCCGCCGGAGGCCGAGGCCGCGCCGGTGGCAGAGGCCGCGCCGGTCGTCGAAGCTCAAGTGCGGGTCGAGGCTGCGCCCGCCGCTGAAGCCGCACCGCAAGCGCCGCCGGCAGCCCCGGTCGTCGCCCCGGCGGCGGCCAAGGCTGCCCCAGAACCGGCGGCACCGCCCGCACCGCCCGAGCCCGCGCCGGCCGAACCCGTGATCGGCGCGCCGGTACAGCCCGTGGTGCTCGGCACGGGGGCGGAGGCCGCGCTGCCCAAGCGCCAGGGCTGGTGGAAGCGCTGA
- the prfB gene encoding peptide chain release factor 2 (programmed frameshift) produces the protein MRAEAESLNEQITASVSLLRRHLDWDAAVRRLEELNARAEDPALWNDAAEAGRVMRERGRLSGQVDGVRKLERDVADAMDLIELAEAEGDTATVDAAIADLEGFATEAKRLEIESLLSGEADANDCYVEVNAGAGGTEAQDWAQMLLRMYMRWAEKRGYKVTLTEQSEGEQAGIKSATLQVTGANAYGWMKTETGVHRLVRISPFDAAARRQTSFASVYVYPVIDDKIEIEINPADIKTDTFRASGAGGQHVNKTESGVRFTHIPTGIVAASTQDRSQHRNRVIAMDMLKARLYELELRKREAVSDAVEAGKTDIGWGHQIRSYVLQPYQMVKDLRTSVEKGNPAAVLDGELDEFMAAALAQRVGTTRSDASAAAR, from the exons ATGCGCGCCGAAGCCGAATCCCTGAACGAGCAGATCACCGCATCGGTGTCCCTGCTGAGGAGGCATCTT GACTGGGATGCCGCCGTCCGCCGCCTCGAAGAACTGAACGCCCGCGCCGAGGACCCGGCGTTGTGGAACGATGCCGCCGAAGCCGGTCGCGTGATGCGCGAACGCGGGCGGTTGTCGGGCCAGGTCGATGGTGTGCGCAAACTTGAACGCGATGTCGCCGATGCGATGGACCTGATCGAACTGGCCGAGGCAGAGGGCGACACCGCCACCGTCGATGCGGCCATTGCCGATCTCGAAGGCTTCGCCACCGAGGCCAAGCGGCTCGAGATCGAGAGCCTGCTCTCGGGCGAAGCCGACGCCAACGACTGCTACGTCGAAGTGAACGCCGGCGCCGGCGGCACCGAGGCGCAGGACTGGGCGCAGATGCTGCTGCGCATGTACATGCGCTGGGCCGAGAAGCGCGGCTACAAGGTGACGCTGACCGAACAGTCGGAAGGCGAGCAGGCCGGCATCAAGTCCGCCACGCTGCAGGTGACCGGCGCCAACGCCTATGGCTGGATGAAGACCGAGACGGGCGTTCACCGCCTGGTGCGCATCAGCCCCTTCGACGCCGCGGCGCGCCGGCAGACGTCCTTCGCGTCCGTTTATGTCTATCCGGTGATCGACGACAAGATCGAGATCGAGATCAATCCGGCCGACATCAAGACCGACACGTTCCGCGCATCCGGCGCCGGCGGGCAGCACGTGAACAAGACGGAATCGGGCGTGCGCTTCACGCATATTCCGACCGGGATCGTCGCTGCCTCGACGCAGGACCGCAGCCAGCACCGCAACCGCGTCATCGCGATGGATATGCTCAAGGCGCGCCTGTACGAACTGGAACTGCGCAAGCGCGAAGCGGTCTCGGATGCGGTGGAAGCCGGCAAGACCGACATCGGCTGGGGCCACCAGATCCGGTCCTATGTGCTGCAGCCCTACCAGATGGTGAAGGACCTGCGCACCAGCGTGGAGAAGGGCAACCCGGCGGCGGTGCTGGATGGCGAGCTTGATGAGTTCATGGCCGCCGCGCTGGCGCAGCGCGTCGGCACCACGCGCTCGGACGCGAGTGCGGCGGCGCGCTGA
- a CDS encoding GNAT family N-acetyltransferase, producing the protein MIVETARLRLRPFVPADIPAYAAIRADPEVMRHMPGGAARATTAAADAARIVPDFAAQWSAVGYGPWAVTDRATGVLLGHGGLRHLPDLGGETEILYLLARSAWGGGLATEVAVAARLAGFGRFALARLVGYAAPGNIASRRVLEKAGLAFEAEVEVFGVTARRYVIDRA; encoded by the coding sequence GTGATCGTCGAGACGGCGCGGCTTCGGCTGCGCCCTTTCGTGCCGGCGGATATTCCCGCCTACGCCGCCATCCGCGCCGATCCCGAGGTCATGCGCCACATGCCCGGCGGCGCCGCGCGCGCGACCACCGCCGCGGCCGATGCCGCGCGGATCGTGCCGGACTTCGCCGCACAATGGAGTGCGGTCGGCTACGGGCCCTGGGCGGTGACGGACCGCGCGACCGGCGTGCTGCTGGGCCATGGCGGGCTGCGGCACCTGCCGGACCTGGGGGGCGAGACGGAGATCCTGTATCTGCTGGCCAGGTCTGCCTGGGGAGGCGGGCTTGCGACGGAAGTCGCGGTCGCGGCGCGCCTGGCCGGGTTCGGCCGCTTCGCCCTTGCGCGCCTGGTGGGCTATGCCGCGCCGGGCAACATTGCCAGCCGGCGCGTGCTGGAGAAGGCCGGGCTGGCCTTCGAGGCGGAGGTCGAGGTCTTCGGCGTGACGGCGCGGCGCTACGTGATCGACCGCGCCTGA
- a CDS encoding lysozyme inhibitor LprI family protein, with protein sequence MAPEPRRGAGGIAAGAGRARAALRTASIAVAALMAPAAAALAQRTPDPARPHPAERAWVDACILAAQAHPPRAAFGRCAWRIAATCQGDPGEGLLIARLPTLPDRPQPPRTCMLVETAIWQQQLDRWQRELGLLSTGAAAEALRRAQRAFPPYRDVTCAAEEALSAPAEAEANRLSCRLEQTALRALELKRLRDEIMLAIAAASAEGP encoded by the coding sequence TTGGCGCCTGAGCCGCGCCGCGGCGCCGGGGGCATCGCGGCGGGAGCGGGGCGTGCGCGTGCCGCGCTGCGCACCGCGAGCATCGCAGTCGCCGCGCTGATGGCCCCTGCGGCAGCGGCCCTGGCGCAACGGACGCCCGACCCCGCCCGCCCGCATCCCGCCGAGCGCGCCTGGGTCGATGCCTGCATCCTGGCCGCGCAGGCGCATCCGCCGCGCGCCGCCTTCGGCCGCTGCGCCTGGCGCATTGCCGCCACCTGCCAGGGCGACCCCGGGGAGGGGCTGCTGATCGCACGCCTGCCCACGCTGCCCGACCGGCCGCAGCCGCCGCGCACCTGCATGCTGGTCGAGACCGCGATCTGGCAGCAGCAGCTCGATCGCTGGCAGCGCGAATTGGGGCTTCTGTCGACCGGCGCGGCGGCGGAGGCGTTGCGCCGGGCGCAGCGCGCGTTCCCGCCCTATCGCGACGTGACCTGTGCGGCGGAGGAGGCACTGTCCGCCCCCGCCGAAGCCGAGGCCAACCGCCTGTCCTGCCGGCTCGAGCAGACGGCGTTGCGGGCGCTCGAGCTCAAGCGCCTGCGTGACGAGATCATGCTGGCGATCGCGGCGGCGTCGGCCGAGGGGCCGTAG
- a CDS encoding glycosyltransferase 61 family protein translates to MPAIAERSGGFQFSLGAFDAVGDPVTGVAHRRHGGVTVPPAPPAAPPALRWSGPHLYAGVVFGQFGHFVAESLSRLWAMRAAPEAALVWHRHPAWTAPGLSRWQQDVLALAGLGGRTHRFIDAPVVVDDILVPEQGHVMGHVLHPAQVRALGVHPFRAPQAGRRLWVSRSALAKANGMIEREDELEALLRDRRWEVVHPERRDVAAQLALYEDAEILAGFEGSAFHLLLMGRDIRARVLLLDRRLAPAQHRTYDIIAQALGFPQERLSVALDPVRGRGNTGTWRLQHPAAAAAALDSAAGAP, encoded by the coding sequence ATGCCGGCCATCGCGGAGCGCAGCGGCGGATTCCAGTTCAGCCTGGGTGCCTTCGACGCCGTCGGGGATCCCGTGACCGGCGTCGCGCATCGCCGCCACGGCGGCGTCACGGTGCCGCCCGCTCCGCCCGCGGCGCCACCGGCGCTGCGCTGGAGCGGGCCGCATCTTTATGCCGGCGTGGTATTCGGACAGTTCGGGCATTTCGTCGCCGAGAGCCTGTCGCGGCTCTGGGCGATGCGGGCCGCGCCTGAGGCGGCGCTTGTGTGGCACCGGCATCCGGCCTGGACGGCGCCTGGCCTGTCGCGCTGGCAGCAGGACGTGCTGGCGCTGGCAGGGCTTGGCGGTCGGACCCATCGCTTCATCGATGCGCCGGTCGTTGTCGACGACATCCTGGTGCCGGAACAAGGCCATGTGATGGGCCATGTCCTGCACCCGGCGCAGGTGCGCGCGCTCGGAGTCCATCCCTTCCGCGCGCCGCAGGCGGGGCGGCGGCTGTGGGTGTCGCGCTCCGCGCTGGCCAAGGCGAACGGGATGATCGAGCGGGAGGACGAACTCGAGGCCCTGCTGCGCGACCGGCGCTGGGAGGTGGTGCATCCCGAGCGCCGCGACGTCGCCGCGCAGCTGGCCCTGTACGAGGACGCCGAGATCCTCGCGGGGTTCGAGGGCTCTGCCTTCCACCTGCTGCTGATGGGCCGCGACATCCGTGCGCGGGTGCTGCTGCTAGACCGCCGGCTGGCGCCGGCCCAGCACCGCACCTACGACATCATTGCGCAGGCCTTGGGTTTTCCGCAGGAGAGGCTGTCGGTCGCGCTCGACCCGGTGCGCGGGCGGGGGAATACCGGGACCTGGCGGCTGCAGCACCCGGCGGCGGCGGCCGCTGCCCTCGACAGCGCCGCGGGCGCGCCCTAA
- a CDS encoding N-acetylmuramoyl-L-alanine amidase family protein, with protein sequence MLGPGRRPLLGLGLLALAGGGPVCAGTVTGAAVQSAGPGARLTLPVQGDQRWSVRVLDDPRRIAVHLPDATWRGPASLRGAGPVRAARFVAADDTLLIELSAPALPRNGPARAGHVVIDIRPAAAADFAAAVRSGRDALAGVARSAASLPLVVLDPGHGGRDPGAIGASGTQEKRIVLAAALDLKARLEAARTCRVALTRTRDVFVPLADRVEFARRRDAALFVSLHADSAPGARGASVYTLAETASDAMSEALARRENRADIAGGLRLPSVSPEVQRILISLIRQETRAGSSRLARLAVRELGEEVPLLPNTHREAAFVVLKAPEIPSALVELGFLSDPRDEAALKRPEHRARLSVALARAVRQWLDAGAAVAAAG encoded by the coding sequence ATGCTCGGTCCGGGACGACGCCCGCTGCTGGGGCTCGGCCTGCTCGCCCTGGCGGGCGGGGGGCCAGTGTGTGCGGGCACCGTCACCGGCGCAGCGGTGCAATCCGCCGGGCCCGGTGCGCGACTGACCCTGCCCGTACAGGGCGACCAGCGCTGGTCCGTCCGCGTGCTGGACGACCCGCGGCGCATCGCGGTGCACCTGCCTGACGCCACCTGGCGCGGTCCGGCCAGCCTGCGGGGTGCCGGGCCGGTGCGCGCGGCGCGCTTTGTCGCGGCCGACGACACCCTGCTGATCGAACTTTCCGCCCCGGCGCTCCCGCGCAACGGTCCGGCGCGGGCCGGGCATGTCGTGATCGACATCCGCCCCGCCGCCGCCGCCGATTTCGCCGCGGCCGTGCGCAGCGGGCGCGACGCGCTGGCCGGCGTGGCGCGCAGTGCCGCGTCGCTGCCGCTGGTGGTGCTGGACCCCGGCCACGGCGGGCGCGACCCCGGTGCGATCGGCGCATCGGGCACGCAGGAAAAGCGCATCGTTTTGGCTGCCGCACTCGACCTCAAGGCGCGGCTCGAGGCGGCGCGCACCTGCCGGGTGGCGCTGACCCGCACGCGGGATGTCTTCGTGCCGCTTGCCGACCGGGTGGAATTCGCCCGGCGGCGCGATGCGGCGCTGTTCGTCTCGTTGCATGCCGACAGCGCGCCGGGCGCGCGCGGCGCGTCGGTCTACACGCTGGCCGAGACGGCGTCGGATGCGATGAGCGAGGCGCTGGCGCGGCGCGAGAACCGCGCCGACATCGCTGGTGGCCTTCGCCTGCCCTCGGTCAGCCCCGAGGTGCAGCGCATCCTGATCAGCCTGATCCGGCAGGAGACCAGGGCCGGTTCGTCGCGCCTGGCACGCCTTGCGGTGCGCGAACTGGGCGAGGAAGTGCCCCTGCTGCCCAACACGCACCGGGAGGCCGCCTTCGTGGTGCTGAAGGCGCCCGAGATCCCGTCGGCGCTGGTCGAACTGGGCTTCCTGTCGGACCCGCGGGACGAGGCGGCGCTGAAGCGCCCGGAGCACCGCGCCCGGCTTTCGGTCGCGCTGGCGCGGGCGGTGCGGCAGTGGCTCGACGCAGGCGCGGCGGTGGCGGCGGCCGGCTGA
- a CDS encoding penicillin-binding protein 1A has translation MNPLRADAPLDPSRIKRKRADSAAPAPAPKADPAPADDTTEAAPGKRRRRADRAAKPRRRRRGLGLFRLMFILLIGGGLVGTVAGYGVYRQVSEDLPDYRWLADYDPPQMSRIYAADSRLSAELATERRVFVPIEAIPRRVQQAFVSAEDQRFWDHAGVDPLGIGRALLTAIENYGSGRRMGGASTITQQVAKNMLVGADRTLMRKVREAILAVRIEQALSKERILELYLNEIFLGQQAYGVAAAAQAYFNKGLDELTLAEAAFLAALPKGPNNYNPVRFPEAARARRDWVLDRMAEDGHITREEARYAKAEPIVPRPTRRPEVIAVGQHFTEDVRRELIQRFGAEQTTMGGLVVRTSLDPELQAATERALRDGLMAYDRRRGGWRGAFGQIAATPTEWMPALESYQRPPGGLPEWRLAVVLEVRQGDARLGWIERGDARGAPQPRTGLMYLQDLAWARPARDGRIGGAPTRMQQVVNVGDVVFVEPMPTQMPAQGRAARPERLELRQMPQAEGAVVALDPQTGRVLAMAGGWSFERSWFNRATQAMRQPGSSFKPFVYITALEQGIPPNQELLDEPIEVMSGGRVWRPQNYTAGTANGWVSMRTAMERSLNLVTVRLAQQMGMDAVADSAARFGVIPNMPRYLALSLGAGETTVMRMAAGYGAFVNGGREVTPTLIDSVQDRRGRVIWRADTRACATCTTGGPEAAPPELVDAARRQVTDPIAAYQMVSLLQGVVQRGTGANAIGNRLGRPVAGKTGTTDDYKDNWFVGFTPDIVVAVWIGFDEPRSLGTGETGGGNAAPIFREVVAAALRDSPPVPFRAPPGVALVRMNIGNGSILEAFRPGTENSARRWRADGDPEGGGSAGRVDSNLGGLY, from the coding sequence ATGAATCCCCTGCGCGCCGACGCGCCGCTCGACCCTTCCCGCATCAAGCGCAAGCGCGCCGATTCCGCCGCGCCTGCGCCCGCGCCGAAAGCGGATCCTGCGCCGGCGGACGACACCACCGAGGCGGCGCCAGGCAAGCGCCGGCGCCGTGCCGACCGGGCGGCCAAGCCGCGGCGTCGGCGGCGTGGGCTCGGCCTGTTCCGGCTGATGTTCATCCTGCTGATCGGCGGCGGGCTGGTCGGCACGGTGGCCGGCTATGGCGTGTATCGCCAGGTGTCCGAAGACCTGCCGGACTATCGCTGGCTGGCCGACTATGACCCGCCGCAAATGAGCCGCATCTACGCCGCCGACAGCCGGCTTTCTGCCGAACTGGCGACCGAACGGCGCGTGTTCGTGCCGATCGAGGCGATCCCGCGCCGCGTGCAGCAGGCCTTCGTCTCGGCCGAGGACCAGCGCTTCTGGGACCATGCCGGCGTCGATCCGCTGGGCATCGGGCGTGCGCTGCTGACGGCGATCGAGAATTACGGTTCGGGCCGGCGGATGGGCGGGGCGTCCACCATCACCCAGCAGGTCGCGAAGAACATGCTGGTGGGGGCCGACCGGACGCTGATGCGCAAGGTGCGCGAGGCGATCCTGGCGGTGCGCATCGAACAGGCGCTGTCCAAGGAACGCATCCTCGAACTGTATCTGAACGAGATCTTCCTCGGCCAGCAGGCCTATGGCGTGGCGGCAGCGGCGCAGGCCTATTTCAACAAGGGCCTCGATGAACTGACGCTAGCCGAGGCCGCCTTCCTGGCGGCGCTGCCGAAGGGCCCCAACAACTACAACCCGGTGCGCTTCCCCGAAGCCGCGCGCGCGCGGCGCGACTGGGTGCTCGACCGCATGGCCGAGGACGGCCACATCACCCGCGAGGAAGCCCGCTACGCCAAGGCCGAGCCCATCGTGCCGCGGCCGACCCGCCGGCCGGAGGTGATCGCGGTCGGTCAGCACTTCACCGAGGACGTGCGCCGCGAACTGATCCAGCGCTTCGGTGCCGAGCAGACCACCATGGGCGGGCTGGTGGTGCGCACCAGCCTCGACCCCGAATTGCAGGCGGCGACGGAACGCGCGCTGCGCGACGGGCTGATGGCCTATGACCGCCGGCGCGGCGGCTGGCGCGGCGCCTTCGGGCAGATCGCCGCGACGCCCACGGAATGGATGCCGGCACTGGAATCCTACCAGCGCCCGCCGGGGGGCTTGCCGGAATGGCGGCTCGCAGTCGTGCTGGAGGTGCGCCAGGGGGACGCGCGGCTCGGCTGGATCGAACGCGGGGATGCGCGCGGCGCGCCGCAGCCGCGCACCGGCCTGATGTATCTGCAGGACCTGGCCTGGGCGCGCCCCGCGCGCGATGGCCGCATCGGTGGCGCGCCCACGCGCATGCAGCAGGTGGTCAATGTCGGGGACGTCGTCTTCGTCGAACCGATGCCGACGCAGATGCCCGCGCAGGGCCGCGCCGCACGGCCCGAACGGCTGGAACTGCGCCAGATGCCGCAGGCTGAGGGCGCGGTGGTGGCGCTCGACCCGCAGACCGGGCGCGTGCTGGCCATGGCCGGCGGGTGGTCCTTCGAACGGTCGTGGTTCAACCGCGCGACGCAGGCGATGCGGCAGCCGGGGTCGTCCTTCAAGCCCTTCGTCTACATCACAGCGCTGGAGCAGGGCATTCCGCCCAACCAGGAACTGCTCGACGAACCGATCGAGGTGATGTCCGGCGGGCGCGTCTGGCGGCCGCAGAACTACACCGCGGGGACCGCGAATGGGTGGGTGAGCATGCGCACCGCCATGGAGCGCAGCCTCAATCTCGTCACCGTGAGGCTCGCGCAGCAGATGGGCATGGATGCGGTGGCGGATTCCGCCGCGCGCTTCGGCGTGATTCCGAACATGCCGCGCTACCTCGCGCTCTCGCTGGGGGCCGGCGAGACGACAGTGATGCGCATGGCCGCGGGCTATGGCGCCTTTGTCAACGGCGGGCGGGAGGTGACCCCGACGCTGATCGATTCCGTGCAGGATCGCCGCGGCCGCGTGATCTGGCGCGCCGATACCCGCGCCTGCGCCACCTGCACCACCGGCGGGCCCGAAGCCGCGCCGCCCGAACTGGTCGACGCCGCGCGCCGCCAGGTGACCGACCCGATCGCGGCCTACCAGATGGTCTCGCTGCTGCAGGGCGTGGTGCAGCGCGGCACCGGGGCGAACGCCATCGGCAACCGGCTCGGCCGCCCGGTCGCGGGCAAGACCGGCACGACCGACGACTACAAGGACAACTGGTTCGTCGGCTTCACGCCCGACATCGTGGTGGCGGTGTGGATCGGTTTCGACGAACCGCGCAGCCTCGGCACCGGCGAGACCGGCGGCGGCAATGCCGCGCCGATCTTCCGGGAGGTGGTCGCGGCGGCACTGCGCGACAGCCCGCCGGTGCCCTTCCGCGCGCCGCCCGGCGTGGCGCTCGTGCGCATGAATATCGGCAACGGGTCCATCCTCGAGGCCTTCCGGCCGGGCACCGAGAATTCGGCGCGACGCTGGCGCGCGGATGGCGACCCGGAGGGCGGCGGGTCGGCCGGGCGCGTCGACAGCAACCTGGGCGGGCTTTATTGA
- a CDS encoding pyridoxamine 5'-phosphate oxidase family protein: MRIETITELEALYGAPVLAATAKVADRITPDYRRLIDASPFLVLATAGPEGLDASPRGDAHGLVRIDGDRTLLLPDRRGNNRVDSLRNIIRDPRVGLLFLIPGAGTTLRVNGRAHLSVAPGLLESFAVDGAPPRCVVVIEVQEVYFQCARAILRAGLWDATRHADPASLPTPGAILAAMSAGAAGGDAYDRDWPARAAKTMW; this comes from the coding sequence ATGCGGATCGAGACCATCACAGAGCTTGAAGCGCTCTACGGCGCCCCCGTCCTCGCCGCCACGGCCAAGGTCGCCGACCGGATCACGCCGGACTACCGGCGCCTGATCGACGCCTCCCCCTTCCTCGTGCTCGCGACCGCCGGGCCGGAGGGGCTCGACGCCTCGCCGCGCGGCGACGCGCACGGCCTGGTGCGGATCGACGGTGACCGCACGCTGCTGCTGCCCGACCGGCGCGGCAACAACCGGGTGGACAGCCTGCGCAACATCATCCGCGACCCGCGCGTGGGCCTGCTTTTCCTGATCCCGGGTGCGGGCACCACGCTGCGGGTGAACGGGCGCGCGCACCTGTCGGTCGCGCCCGGCCTGCTGGAATCGTTTGCGGTCGACGGCGCCCCGCCGCGCTGCGTCGTCGTGATCGAGGTGCAGGAGGTCTATTTCCAATGCGCTCGCGCCATCCTGCGCGCCGGTCTGTGGGATGCGACACGGCATGCCGACCCGGCAAGCCTGCCGACACCCGGCGCCATCCTGGCAGCCATGAGCGCCGGTGCGGCCGGCGGCGATGCCTACGACCGCGACTGGCCGGCACGCGCCGCGAAGACCATGTGGTGA